From Camelina sativa cultivar DH55 chromosome 5, Cs, whole genome shotgun sequence:
CAACCATTGCTTCCAATTTATTGGTAGACAAGCCAATATAATAGCTGATACTTTAGCTAGGGAAGCTAGAACAAAgagtttttcttatgttatcTCTTGGGTTCAATAGATGTAACTCTAAacattgtaaaatatttttattctaatgGAAAATtggccgaaaaaaaaaaaaaaacttctataaattaatgaaCCCAATAAatcaattagattttttttggttctaaagTTAAATTTTCGGAATaataaacatacatatatcgATAAACTGaattatagtattaatttattaaaaaaaagttttattgttGATAGATTCCCATTCCCTAATAAAAAGAGGACATAATAGAGCATTAAAAAAACTACGGGGGTCAAAACTACATAAATCCAAACCTATCTCGTAAAATTTCCCTAGTGGGTCTTGATGTCTGAGTCTGAGAGCATGTGAAGCCCAAACTAAACGAGTCAGAAGGTCTCTTTTGGGGTAAGCCGAGTCCGTCACGAACGTCTTCGTCTCCAGcgattcctctctctctcacgtaTCTCTAAAACTCTCCGGTTTGTTTTCCGTTCATCTCATCGGAAATTTTCCCCGGAAACTTTCCCGATTCGTTTCTATAccttttactctctctctctatctctctgtgATTTTGAATAGATTTGGTTCCGTATGATTAGGGTTTGAAGGGAGGTGATTGTGGTGGTGCCTTTTGTTGTTCGTTCGTGGTTTTGTATTTCACTGTAAGTTAGAAATTGGGCTCcagttgatttttttccttaggCTATTCTTCTTCAAATGTCAGAAGGTTCGAGACGGAGTAGGGTCACTATTACTCTAGGGCGTAGCGGTCAGGTACGTTTGAgggtttttttcaatttttttttgtttgttcatctcACAGTTTGAGGAATGTGTTTAAAAACTCCCATTGATGTAATGTGAGAGAGGAGAAAAAGCTTGTAAAGGAGTTTGATTTGGTGCTTTTTTCGTGATGTTATCTGGCTTAtgagatggatttggaaatcTGGAATTGTGTGTTGGTGTAGGATTAGTGGGTTGAGTTTGAGAAAACTGCTTACTTGGTGGTAATTTCTTTTTGCAGGTTGTGAATCGAGATGCAAGTGATATAGATGCTGGTTATGAGTTGCCTAGAGTTGGGACCAAGCGGTCTGCTAAAGAAAGATTAGGGAATCAGTTAGATAGTTCTCTTTACGGAGGAAGCGAAGAAGTGGTCAGTAAAAGGTGTTTACTTTTTCCCTCTTTATGTGTACCTGCTGCATATTGAATCTCAGgatcttcttgattttgttatGTTGCTCTTATTGTTTTTGAAGTCTTgggctttttgtttgtttacggGGTTGTGATTAATTGAGTATTTAGAACTCTGGAGGAACTAATGGGTTATATGCTTTTTTGCTTAAGTTATTAGGTTTGGAATTCTCTTGCTTGTTGCGGCAAAGGTGTTCACTAGATTAAAGTTTTtgctctttctttgtttatgcAGGCAAAGAGGGGAAGCAAGTTTAAGTGGAAATGGTATAGATGTGTGAATTACTGGATACACACTAGCATGTTTGCTGATTTCTGACCCACCACTCTTTGTTACTAAGATTTGCAGATCAGTCAAAATGATCTCCGATTCAAACTGCTGCAGAAAAACGCCCAGAGACAAGCTCAGAGCAATGAAGGTAGCACTATGGATCTTCGTGAAAAGCTCTCCAGGAGCGAGCAGCCTCCACGTAGCCTTGATACTCGACCACGTATGGCTGAGCCGAGGGATGTTCCTTTACCTTCATCAAGAACTGCTCGTGGTTCCTCTCAGATGATTTCATCAAGTAGTTCGTATGCTCCATGGGCCCTGGAAGATTTACGACAAAGGTCTCCAGAGAGATTTGTGGATACTTCCAGGGGCCCATCACCTCCAAGAAATGATGGACGTATGATTGGCATTCCAAGGGCTCCATCGCCCCCAAGAAATGCTGGAAGGATAATTGGCAGTCCAAGGGATAGATCACCTCCAAGAAATGCTGGAAGGATTGGCAGTCCAAGGGGTAGATCACCTCTACGAAATGCTGGAAGGATCGGTAGTCCGAGGGATAGATCACCTCCAAGAAATGCTGGAAGGATTGGTAGTCCAAGGTATAGATCACCTCCAAGAAATGCTGGAAGGATTGGCAGTCCAAGGGATAGATCACCTCCACGAAATGCTGGAAGGATTGGTAGTCCAAGGTATAGATCACCTCCACGAAATGCTAGAAGGATTGGCAGTCCAAGGGATAGATCACCTCCAAGAAATGCTGGAAGGAGAATTGACTCTCCAAGGGATCTATCATCACCGCCAAGGAGCACCAGAAGCTTCAGTAGTGCTTCTAGGGCTCTGTCCCCAGCTAGAAATGTGGGAAGCTACATGGGATCTTCTCTGGGGTTTTCCCCTCCTAGGAATCCTCGAAGCTACATGGGTTCTTCCAGGGGTTCTCCTCCACGTAGTAATATTGAAGATTTTCATGGACGAAGCAGGATGCTTGATGATGTGAGAGCGCCGTATCCTGTTAGAGGTGTACTAAATGGTCAAGCCCCAACAAGTGGTGCTCCTTTCGCGAGGCCAATGTTACCTCCTCCAGTCCCAAACCCACACCCGTTGCCTCCTTTGAGCCAGCTCCCTCCTTTTGGAAGTATGATGCAGAACAATCCCTTCTCTGTAAgatcttttatcttcttctcaattTGTGGAtgaattttctctctttttgctCTTTCTAAACATTGTGTGAGTCCTTCGTATGTACCTTGTAATTCTTAGACCCATAAACCTTTGTGATCAGATAGACTTTTATGCCTATGCCTTGTTCTTATACATATGTTATAATATGTCATGTATATCTGCTTGGTGCTACAACAGGTGGAAGAGCCTCTAACAGTTGATAGCTTTCTAAACTCAATTGGACTTGGAAAATACTCCCTTGCCTTTAAGAGAGAGGAAGTAAGTGTGCCATTTTATTCTTATCTTAGAGCTTTGCCATTTTGGCTTTTTTTAGTTTATGGGTTTTGTACTACTTTTCATGTCCATTGAGATGATTAACTTGTTCTCTGAGCTCTGTTTGGTGGATAACAAACTTGACTAATATGATAACAGGTGGATATGACCACAATAAAACAGATGAAAGAAAGTGATCTAAAAGATCTCATCATACCAATGGTACTTTCTTTTTTGTGTCTTATTGATCTAAAACAATTGGGATTGATCTGTTCTTTTAGCAGATTTCATGAACTTGGTATCATTATATTGATGCAATGCAGGGTCCAAGGAAGAAGATCCTTCAGGCTATAGCGTCCCTTCCGACGCGGTAGCTAGGAACTTTCTGGCTGCTGCTCACTCTTTTTTGGTCTTGTTAGCCTCTATGGGGATCGAAACTATGATAATTTTTTGAGATCCAACCCGAAAACTTTTCTCTCCGGATGATGATTGTAGGCAGCggaacttttcttttgtaattcttcttctctgttatggattttttcttttcttttttggtattaCAATATGTTAACCCAAGCAGCCTAATTGTGAAGTGCGATAGTGTTTTGGTGTATTCCAAACACTCTTTTGGTTGGTATATAAATAACTGAATCTCAGTTTATTTATGTTGACCTTTTTTTAGTCCAACTCCAGTGGTTCTCCTAGTATAATTAGTATTTACTAGACAATTAGGATATCATTTCGAGGCAAATTAACTAAATTCAGATAGCTTTTTACCAGctttcaagaaagcgctaggcgttAACTAGGCGGTGATGCAACGTCTAGAACGCCTAATCGGAATTTAGACgattttaggcggtttaggcgtttacattataaactattatatatctgatattatatacaaaatatatataaaaataataaaaatattaaatcaaaaacagaaaaataaataaaaacattattttaatacattttaaataacatattaaacatttataattatgtttatagaagtaaactttaaatattttaaatttgtgcaattaaaattttaaaaatacactaaaatgacGATACTACAATTTTAGGCGGTCGAAGCGGTCGTCTAGGCGGTGCTATAGCATCTAGCGCCTAGACGGGGCGGAGGCGGACGCCTAGAACGCTTTTTCGAACAGTGCTTTTTACACGACGGCTCCTCCATTGAAACGGCCGTCGAGAAGGAACTGGAACAAAGTAAATATTTGGTTTGGGCTGTTATTGAGGTTTTAGCAGCTGAGCAGTGAAGATGCGACCTTAATTTTCTTATAGACGCATGAGACGAACAATGCAGATATGTGAAAGAGTGTGAACGAAGAAGAATAATTCTTTGATCTCGTTGAAAGATCAACTTTTGGTAAGGAATTAAACAGTTTACAG
This genomic window contains:
- the LOC104788109 gene encoding serine/arginine repetitive matrix protein 1, with amino-acid sequence MSEGSRRSRVTITLGRSGQVVNRDASDIDAGYELPRVGTKRSAKERLGNQLDSSLYGGSEEVVSKRQRGEASLSGNDLQISQNDLRFKLLQKNAQRQAQSNEGSTMDLREKLSRSEQPPRSLDTRPRMAEPRDVPLPSSRTARGSSQMISSSSSYAPWALEDLRQRSPERFVDTSRGPSPPRNDGRMIGIPRAPSPPRNAGRIIGSPRDRSPPRNAGRIGSPRGRSPLRNAGRIGSPRDRSPPRNAGRIGSPRYRSPPRNAGRIGSPRDRSPPRNAGRIGSPRYRSPPRNARRIGSPRDRSPPRNAGRRIDSPRDLSSPPRSTRSFSSASRALSPARNVGSYMGSSLGFSPPRNPRSYMGSSRGSPPRSNIEDFHGRSRMLDDVRAPYPVRGVLNGQAPTSGAPFARPMLPPPVPNPHPLPPLSQLPPFGSMMQNNPFSVEEPLTVDSFLNSIGLGKYSLAFKREEVDMTTIKQMKESDLKDLIIPMGPRKKILQAIASLPTR